In the genome of Populus nigra chromosome 9, ddPopNigr1.1, whole genome shotgun sequence, one region contains:
- the LOC133703353 gene encoding ankyrin repeat-containing protein At5g02620-like isoform X2, translating into MEPLMSPGTIEIDHKQKINGNLYYALMKGNKKRVAELCQKIQDHALHVITVNDDTVLHMATYAKEASLVENLLDELPSHNLDKLTRQNGVGNTILHETATSNHTVAIADKLLKRAPGLLGMRNHNGETALFRAARYGKTDMFNFLAAKVSGYDESGLQFYVQRSDKTTILHMAILSLHFDLAYRIALDYTHLMGQKDADGMTGLQLLSCNPSAFKLEPEEGFINLAKSYGSSVWREKVQKQKQLHRSAVELAKFLVRKDTSWELTYSSIDQSKPKIHKYGEKGGQERQEVHLFNKILDKEESLGETPLILATKAGCVEIVEEILKLYPQAVEHIDDEGRNVLHVAIKYRQKKIFELVKGMDVPMKRLTRKIDGDGNSILHTVGRKRKDFISDEKMEGPAFLLQEELLWFERVKEVTPSHFLNHQNNMKLTAEGYFITANSELRNLAKEWLKTTAEGCSVVAVLIATVAFAAAYTVPGGPNQSTGVPVLVNKPFFVVFTVTDVLSLTFALTSVVTFLSILTSPFRFKDFKHTLPNKLMVGFTFLFLSVAMMMVAFGATIILMIYSKESWTKITLYAVSFIPVGIFALSYFPLYPSLSKTYNLLLKIPFIKHIPAIPWISFKCCRVETTDTHFP; encoded by the exons ATGGAACCCTTGATGTCTCCTGGTACCATTGAAATCGATCATAAACAGAAAATAAACGGAAACTTGTACTATGCTCTCATGAAAGGAAACAAGAAGAGAGTTGCAGAACTCTGCCAAAAAATTCAGGATCATGCATTGCACGTAATAACAGTAAACGACGATACAGTACTTCACATGGCTACATATGCCAAAGAAGCATCTCTGGTAGAAAATTTACTAGATGAGTTGCCTAGCCATAATCTCGACAAGTTGACTCGCCAAAATGGTGTAGGAAACACAATCCTCCATGAGACTGCCACAAGCAACCATACTGTTGCTATTGCAGATAAACTTCTGAAGAGAGCCCCTGGATTGTTAGGCATGCGCAACCACAATGGGGAGACGGCTCTCTTTCGTGCGGCCCGGTATGGAAAAACTGATATGTTCAACTTTCTAGCTGCTAAAGTCTCTGGATATGATGAATCTGGTTTGCAATTCTATGTACAGAGAAGTGATAAAACCACTATCCTTCACATGGCCATTCTTTCTCTGCATTTTG ATTTGGCATACCGAATTGCGTTGGACTACACGCATTTAATGGGCCAAAAAGATGCCGATGGTATGACTGGTCTTCAGCTTTTATCATGCAACCCATCAGCTTTTAAACTAGAGCCTGAAGAAGGATTCATTAATTTAG CAAAATCATATGGAAGTTCAGTATGGAGGGAAAAGGttcaaaagcaaaaacaacTGCATAGATCAGCTGTGGAGCTTGCCAAGTTTTTAGTCAGAAAAGATACCTCCTGGGAGCTTACGTATTCTAGCATCGACCAGAGCAAGCCTAAAATCCATAAGTACGGAGAAAAGGGCGGCCAAGAACGGCAAGAAGTacatttgtttaataaaattctaGACAAAGAGGAAAGTCTTGGAGAAACTCCTTTGATTTTGGCTACAAAGGCAGGCTGTGTGGAGATTGTTGAAGAAATACTCAAGCTATATCCCCAGGCAGTCGAACACATTGATGACGAAGGGCGCAATGTATTGCATGTAGCAATCAAATACCGCCAAAAGAAGATTTTCGAGCTTGTGAAAGGAATGGACGTGCCTATGAAGAGGCTGACAAGGAAGATTGATGGTGATGGGAATTCCATTCTACACACCGTCGGAAGGAAACGAAAGGATTTTATATCTGATGAGAAGATGGAAGGCCCTGCATTCCTCTTACAGGAAGAATTACTCTGGTTTGAG CGCGTCAAAGAAGTCACTCCATCCCATTTCCTGAATCACCAGAACAATATGAAGCTCACAGCAGAAGGGTATTTCATTACTGCAAATTCTGAACTTCGCAATTTAGCCAAAGAATGGCTAAAGACAACAGCAGAAGGATGTTCTGTGGTAGCAGTTCTCATTGCCACCGTTGCCTTTGCTGCGGCCTACACGGTTCCAGGAGGTCCGAATCAGAGCACTGGTGTTCCTGTTCTCGTCAACAAACCATTCTTTGTGGTTTTCACCGTGACAGATGTACTCTCCCTTACGTTCGCTTTGACATCAGTTGTTACTTTCCTCTCTATCCTAACATCCCCGTTTCGATTTAAAGATTTCAAGCATACACTTCCTAATAAGTTGATGGTAGGCTTCACATTTCTGTTTCTCTCTGTGGCAATGATGATGGTAGCGTTTGGAGCAACAATCATTCTGATGATTTACAGCAAGGAAAGCTGGACAAAAATTACTCTATATGCAGTCTCTTTTATCCCAGTTGGCATCTTTGCACTATCTTATTTCCCTCTTTATCCATCACTATCAAAAACTTACAACTTGCTCCTGAAAATTCCCTTCATTAAACATATTCCAGCTATACCTTGGATCTCTTTCAAATGTTGTCGAGTCGAAACCACTGATACCCACTTTCCATGA
- the LOC133703353 gene encoding protein ACCELERATED CELL DEATH 6-like isoform X1 → MEPLMSPGTIEIDHKQKINGNLYYALMKGNKKRVAELCQKIQDHALHVITVNDDTVLHMATYAKEASLVENLLDELPSHNLDKLTRQNGVGNTILHETATSNHTVAIADKLLKRAPGLLGMRNHNGETALFRAARYGKTDMFNFLAAKVSGYDESGLQFYVQRSDKTTILHMAILSLHFDLAYRIALDYTHLMGQKDADGMTGLQLLSCNPSAFKLEPEEGFINLAKSYGSSVWREKVQKQKQLHRSAVELAKFLVRKDTSWELTYSSIDQSKPKIHKYGEKGGQERQEVHLFNKILDKEESLGETPLILATKAGCVEIVEEILKLYPQAVEHIDDEGRNVLHVAIKYRQKKIFELVKGMDVPMKRLTRKIDGDGNSILHTVGRKRKDFISDEKMEGPAFLLQEELLWFEVHFLDFYLPAMHIYHTHNSREAQYFFIVILILNPEAVGVDVLQEYGRRVKEVTPSHFLNHQNNMKLTAEGYFITANSELRNLAKEWLKTTAEGCSVVAVLIATVAFAAAYTVPGGPNQSTGVPVLVNKPFFVVFTVTDVLSLTFALTSVVTFLSILTSPFRFKDFKHTLPNKLMVGFTFLFLSVAMMMVAFGATIILMIYSKESWTKITLYAVSFIPVGIFALSYFPLYPSLSKTYNLLLKIPFIKHIPAIPWISFKCCRVETTDTHFP, encoded by the exons ATGGAACCCTTGATGTCTCCTGGTACCATTGAAATCGATCATAAACAGAAAATAAACGGAAACTTGTACTATGCTCTCATGAAAGGAAACAAGAAGAGAGTTGCAGAACTCTGCCAAAAAATTCAGGATCATGCATTGCACGTAATAACAGTAAACGACGATACAGTACTTCACATGGCTACATATGCCAAAGAAGCATCTCTGGTAGAAAATTTACTAGATGAGTTGCCTAGCCATAATCTCGACAAGTTGACTCGCCAAAATGGTGTAGGAAACACAATCCTCCATGAGACTGCCACAAGCAACCATACTGTTGCTATTGCAGATAAACTTCTGAAGAGAGCCCCTGGATTGTTAGGCATGCGCAACCACAATGGGGAGACGGCTCTCTTTCGTGCGGCCCGGTATGGAAAAACTGATATGTTCAACTTTCTAGCTGCTAAAGTCTCTGGATATGATGAATCTGGTTTGCAATTCTATGTACAGAGAAGTGATAAAACCACTATCCTTCACATGGCCATTCTTTCTCTGCATTTTG ATTTGGCATACCGAATTGCGTTGGACTACACGCATTTAATGGGCCAAAAAGATGCCGATGGTATGACTGGTCTTCAGCTTTTATCATGCAACCCATCAGCTTTTAAACTAGAGCCTGAAGAAGGATTCATTAATTTAG CAAAATCATATGGAAGTTCAGTATGGAGGGAAAAGGttcaaaagcaaaaacaacTGCATAGATCAGCTGTGGAGCTTGCCAAGTTTTTAGTCAGAAAAGATACCTCCTGGGAGCTTACGTATTCTAGCATCGACCAGAGCAAGCCTAAAATCCATAAGTACGGAGAAAAGGGCGGCCAAGAACGGCAAGAAGTacatttgtttaataaaattctaGACAAAGAGGAAAGTCTTGGAGAAACTCCTTTGATTTTGGCTACAAAGGCAGGCTGTGTGGAGATTGTTGAAGAAATACTCAAGCTATATCCCCAGGCAGTCGAACACATTGATGACGAAGGGCGCAATGTATTGCATGTAGCAATCAAATACCGCCAAAAGAAGATTTTCGAGCTTGTGAAAGGAATGGACGTGCCTATGAAGAGGCTGACAAGGAAGATTGATGGTGATGGGAATTCCATTCTACACACCGTCGGAAGGAAACGAAAGGATTTTATATCTGATGAGAAGATGGAAGGCCCTGCATTCCTCTTACAGGAAGAATTACTCTGGTTTGAGGTGCACTTTTTAGACTTTTACCTTCCTGCTATGCATATCTATCATACACATAATTCACGGGaagcacaatatttttttattgtcatactAATCTTGAATCCTGAAGCGGTTGGAGTAGACGTATTACAGGAATATGGCAGG CGCGTCAAAGAAGTCACTCCATCCCATTTCCTGAATCACCAGAACAATATGAAGCTCACAGCAGAAGGGTATTTCATTACTGCAAATTCTGAACTTCGCAATTTAGCCAAAGAATGGCTAAAGACAACAGCAGAAGGATGTTCTGTGGTAGCAGTTCTCATTGCCACCGTTGCCTTTGCTGCGGCCTACACGGTTCCAGGAGGTCCGAATCAGAGCACTGGTGTTCCTGTTCTCGTCAACAAACCATTCTTTGTGGTTTTCACCGTGACAGATGTACTCTCCCTTACGTTCGCTTTGACATCAGTTGTTACTTTCCTCTCTATCCTAACATCCCCGTTTCGATTTAAAGATTTCAAGCATACACTTCCTAATAAGTTGATGGTAGGCTTCACATTTCTGTTTCTCTCTGTGGCAATGATGATGGTAGCGTTTGGAGCAACAATCATTCTGATGATTTACAGCAAGGAAAGCTGGACAAAAATTACTCTATATGCAGTCTCTTTTATCCCAGTTGGCATCTTTGCACTATCTTATTTCCCTCTTTATCCATCACTATCAAAAACTTACAACTTGCTCCTGAAAATTCCCTTCATTAAACATATTCCAGCTATACCTTGGATCTCTTTCAAATGTTGTCGAGTCGAAACCACTGATACCCACTTTCCATGA
- the LOC133703163 gene encoding ankyrin repeat-containing protein At5g02620-like, whose amino-acid sequence MFQPLMGSCNADVLDTKQKINGRLYKALVTCNKKDVVDFCQRIPDHALHVITVNDDTVLHMATYAKEAALVEKLLDELPDHHVDKLTRQNRVGNTILHETATSNHAIAVADKLLKRAPGLLGMRNHNGETALFRAARYGKTDMFNFLAAKVSGYDEAGLQFYVQRSDKTTILHIAILSEHFDLAYQIALDYRHLISEKDGDGMTSLQLLSCNPSAFKQDPEDGFIKLAKSCCSTAWQEKVQNQKDKYKSAVELAKLLSRNDTSWEVTYSSIDQSKPKIHRYGEIGGQEGMSLAARIPERMDDVGETPLILATKSGIVEIVEEILRLYPQAVEHVDDEGRNVLHVAIKYRELKIFELVTKMEVPMKRLVRKIDNEGNSILHTVGIKRKDFVSEKMEGPAFLLQEELLWFERVEKVTPPHFISHHNSQNLSAECLFITANSELRSSAKEWMKSTAEGSSVVAVLIATVAFAAAYTVPGGPNQSTGVPVLVNKPFFVVFTVSDVLSLTFALTSVVTFLSILSSPFRFKDFKHTLPNKLMAGFTFLFLSVAMMMVAFGSTIFLTIYNKENWAKVTLYTVSFIPVCIFALSYFPLYSSLSKTYKYLLENFPLTKLVLSKPCMMMSKCLKCCQVQTSESRIP is encoded by the exons ATGTTTCAGCCACTGATGGGTTCCTGCAATGCTGATGTTCTTGATACCAAACAGAAAATCAATGGACGTCTGTATAAGGCTCTAGTGACATGCAACAAGAAGGATGTTGTAGATTTCTGCCAAAGAATTCCAGATCATGCATTGCACGTAATAACAGTGAATGATGATACTGTTCTCCACATGGCTACGTATGCTAAAGAAGCAGCCTTGGTGGAAAAATTACTAGATGAGTTGCCTGATCATCATGTCGACAAGTTGACCCGACAAAATCGAGTGGGAAACACAATTCTCCATGAGACTGCCACTAGCAACCATGCGATTGCTGTTGCAGATAAACTGCTAAAGAGAGCCCCCGGACTGTTAGGTATGCGCAACCACAATGGGGAGACGGCTCTGTTTCGTGCAGCTCGGTACGGAAAAACTGATATGTTCAACTTTCTAGCTGCTAAAGTCTCTGGATACGATGAAGCAGGTCTGCAATTTTATGTTCAGAGAAGTGATAAAACCACTATCCTCCACATTGCAATTCTTTCTGAACACTTCG atttggcATACCAAATTGCATTGGACTACAGACATTTAATCAGCGAAAAAGACGGTGATGGGATGACGAGTCTTCAACTTCTTTCATGCAACCCGTCAGCCTTTAAACAAGACCCTGAAGATGGATTCATTAAGTTAG CTAAATCCTGTTGCAGCACAGCTTGGCAGGAGAAGGTTCAAAATCAAAAGGATAAATATAAATCAGCTGTAGAGCTTGCCAAGCTTTTATCTAGAAATGATACCTCATGGGAAGTTACTTATTCTAGCATTGACCAGAGCAAGCCTAAAATACACAGATATGGAGAGATAGGTGGGCAAGAAGGGATGTCTTTGGCTGCTAGAATTCCTGAGAGAATGGATGATGTTGGTGAAACTCCTTTGATTTTGGCTACCAAGTCAGGCATTGTGGAGATAGTGGAAGAAATACTCAGGCTTTACCCTCAAGCAGTTGAACATGTTGACGACGAAGGTCGCAATGTGTTGCATGTGGCAATCAAATACAGAGAGTTAAAGATTTTCGAGCTTGTGACGAAAATGGAAGTGCCCATGAAGAGACTGGTAAGAAAGATTGATAACGAGGGGAATTCTATTCTGCACACTGTTGGTATAAAGAGAAAGGATTTTGTATCTGAGAAGATGGAAGGCCCTGCATTCCTATTACAAGAAGAGTTGCTATGGTTTGAG CGAGTCGAAAAGGTCACTCCACCTCATTTCATAAGCCACCATAACAGTCAGAACCTCTCTGCAGAGTGTTTGTTTATTACTGCAAACTCTGAACTTCGCAGCTCAGCGAAAGAATGGATGAAGAGCACCGCAGAAGGATCTTCGGTTGTGGCTGTTCTGATTGCTACAGTCGCCTTTGCAGCAGCCTACACAGTTCCAGGAGGTCCAAATCAGAGCACCGGTGTTCCTGTCCTCGTTAATAAACCGTTCTTTGTGGTTTTCACTGTCTCGGACGTACTATCTCTTACCTTTGCTTTGACATCAGTTGTGACATTTCTCTCCATCCTCTCATCGCCATTTCGATTTAAAGATTTCAAGCATACCCTTCCCAATAAGTTGATGGCAGGCTTCACATTTCTGTTCCTTTCCGTGGCTATGATGATGGTAGCATTTGGATCAACAATCTTTCTGACGATATACAATAAGGAAAATTGGGCTAAAGTTACTCTATACACAGTCTCTTTTATCCCAGTTTGCATCTTCGCGCTATCTTATTTTCCTCTATATTCCTCACTATCGAAAACTTACAAATATTTGCTCGAAAACTTTCCTCTAACTAAACTTGTTCTATCCAAACCTTGTATGATGATGTCCAAATGTTTAAAATGTTGTCAAGTCCAAACCTCAGAGTCCCGCATTCCATGA